In Malaclemys terrapin pileata isolate rMalTer1 chromosome 14, rMalTer1.hap1, whole genome shotgun sequence, the genomic stretch ATACTAGAATCGCTACAACGGCACTGATGGAGCAGTGCCATTGTAGGATGTCTGgggaagatgctctaagccaatgggagagagctctcccatccacTTAATTACTCCTCCTTTGCAAGAAGGGGTAGCTCtggttttgtctacactggcacttttttcattaaaacttttgttgctcaagGGTgcgaaaaaacacacccctgagcaacaaaagtgTTAACGACAAAAAGCGTCAGTTCGGACAGCGCTTCagtgatgggagacactctcccatagATGAAGCTACCGCCtggttgggggtggttttattttatcgccaggagagctctctcccagcgacAAAAAGTGGCTACATTACAGCCATGCCCTTGTAAGGTACACAGTTTAGACGTAgcctatgtcagcaggagagcttctctggCCGACAAAGCGCTGTTTACACCAGGCGGGCGCAGGGGGTGGCTAATTCACAcgcctgagtgacgtaagttatgCCGaagtaagtggcagtgtagacaaggtctatgGCAGCATGCCTTCAAGTTCACAGTGTCCCAGCAGCTTCAACTGGGCACAGAGCTCTTCACTACCTGCCCTACATTTTGTGCATCACTGTTAAACAGCTACCCAGTCCCCTACCCACCCCTGCAGAAACAACTGAGCCCTTCCCTGTCCCTGAAGGGCCGCATTGGCCAGCGCTGGCAGGAGCAACGTCGCCATCAAGCGCTGCTAGGTGGCTCCCCAGacgtggctgcatctcagcgctgggcgaAGGACCCCCGTAGAAACAgcagcccgccccccccgagGGGGCTGGGAGAGGCGCCCGTCCCGGTGCCAGGGCTGCACAGCGCGGGGCGGGGGGTACAGACTGGGCGATCCATCACACCCCTGGCAGGGCCCGTGTGCTGGGGGCAGTTCCCCCAGGCAGGTTCCCCGCTCGGCCGATGGGAGGCGAGAGGAGCGGGCCTCGGCCCCCGGGAAAAAGCAGCGAGTTCCCCACACAGACCAGacggcgggggtggggctgggggtgtggcgcATGCGCTCTCCCCCAGGCTGCGGGGGCTCGTTACCTGCGAGTCCCGGAACTCCACCACCACATTCTCGCTGCTCCAGCGCGCTGCCATCTTGGGCCGCCCTGCGCGCCACAGCTGAGGGGAGTAGGAGTGGAGACGCAACTGCGCACGCCCCCGGCGGGAAGCGCAAGGActgctgggagatgtagtcccgGTGCcgtagggctgggctgggggaagcgTTCGGACAGCTgggctcctccctcccagcctgtgGGGCCTGGGTGCTCATGGGAGGGAGCGCTCACGggatcccatgactccaggagctggggctttaagaaaaaacaccgaCTGTTGGAGGAGACCCACTCAGAGTCCAAGTTGTCACTCCTCTCTGTCTGTGTAAttatcctcccccagccctgtacTCCCTTGCTAAGCTCATAGAAGCAGCAGCAAGggagttttctttatttatgtaaaCATTTTCCTCTTTAGTTATTATTTTGCCATTGGTTATGAGGATATTGGCTGGTAAGTTAGGCCCTCAATTTAAGTAcggtaaaaaatattaaaataaaaaatatttacaaaagctGGTATTTACAAAATTGCTTtaatggaattaaaaataaaaatagttttgtgTGGATTTCAACATTACCTTACAATGGTCCCAATCCTGTGAACACTTGTGCGCATGCTTCATTTTGCTTAAATTAGTAGTCccactaaaatttaaaaaaatgctcacaGCCCTGATCTTGTAAAtgtctatgtgtgtgtgcttaactttactaccatgagtatGTCCATTGAGGTTAATGGAATTactcatacagtagaacctcagagttacaaacaccagagttatgaactgagcagtcaaccacacacctcatttggaaccggaagtacatgatcaggcagcagcacagacaacaacaacaaaaaagcaaaagttaagcatgtgtttaaatgtttgcaggattagggccaatGTTTGCAACTGCAATGCTGAAGATTTCTGCTAGTATATGAGAACTTTAAAGTGAAACTAACTAGGaaataactttaaataaaattgagTAGTTTATTTTCATAGTGGAAGCCAAGTAAAATGCAAAAACTAAGCAATAAATATAAATAGTTAAAAGTAAATAAGCTTGTAAAAATTAATTGGTGTTAATATTATAAAATGGTCCTACTAGTGCTaatttgggaatttttcaataGAGCCCTCTTGCACTTAAGGAatctgaagaacaggagtacttgtggcaccttagagactaacaaatttattagtctctaacacggctgttactctgaaacctgtcataaggAATCTGAGAAAGTTAAAACTATTTCAGTCAGTCATACCATATCAAATCACCAAGTcactgttttctgttttttgtttttttttttctggttgtgCGTCACAATCTGAGGCCCCAAATTCTGCAATGAGAGATATATATAGAGTAGACCTCTACATCCACATGGCACCGTACTGACAATTGCACAATCAGGGACAAAGGGAGGACATGACAATACTTGAATGGTGTAAGTgacaggaagggagaggaattatttcaaggAACATAAGACCTAAGAGTAAAAACGGGATGAATTCAAATGGAAACTTTCTGGCTGACTATCAAGAAAAACTTCCTTACAGTAAAAACTATTAGAATCTCCAGCGGAGTGGAGGAAGTGCACAAGGACAGGACATTTTTACAATGGTCTGGATGCATTATGACCTGACACAGGGTGCTCTGTGTGTGCATGATACAAAatacagtctctgctccaaaaatCTGCAAAGTTATGCATGTGTATGTGCATAAATGTATTCACACCAACAGTTCTAAcgaaaagcaacagagtcctgtggcaccttatagactaacagacgtattggaacataagctttcgtgggtgaatacccacttcctcagatgcatgtCTATTTAAGTCAACGAACCAGGCCACTCACAAGTAAAGCTACTAATTTGTTTGTGCTTCAGCTTCCCAACTTTAAAAGTGAGATATTAATCTTTCCTTTGTCCTGTTTGAATGTTGTAAGCATTTTGGGACAGAAACTCTCTTGtattatgtgtctgtacagtgcctagcacaatggatccCTATCTCCGCCAAGGGCTCTAGGCATTActgtgaaattaaaaataaactgaaatctATGATGCAATCTTAACTATGGTCCCACGACTGTTCCACCATAATAGCACACTTAGCACACTGTCAGCGCTTCACACATCATTataatttagggtgaccagacagcaagtgtgaaaaattgggacggggtgggggggtaataggagcctatataagaaaaagacccaaaaatcgggactgtccctataaaattgggacatctggtcaccctattataaTTAGCAGCAGAGGCTTGCGGCTTTTCCAGCACATAACACTGTCCATCCTCAGCGATGAGGCTACGCTCCTCTTTGTTGGTGGCACTGATGTGGTGATTCGAAGCGTGAGCCGTAGGGGGAACTTTCAGGTAGGGTCTGGAAGCAGGGGCATTtcccagctgcaggggaaggtgggGCCTCGCCTCCCTGAGAGCGCATCTAATCCCCACCTAACGCCTCggtccgcccccgccccctccccctctcctgcccccgcccctgggCCGAGGGAACCGAGCCGCGGCGGTGGGGGGGCTGGCAGTGAAGGGGTTAATGCAGACTGCGGGGGCGGAGCGAACCGTGGCGCATGCGTCCTGGCAGCTTCTATTGTCTCCGCTGGCCCCAGCAGCGAGGTATTGCTGGAGAGAACGGCCCGGGGCGGAGGCGAGCGGGCTGCTAGGACaaggtgctgggctgggctgagcggCGGGAGGCTCCGCTCCATGGAAAGGCCCCTTGCGGGCCTGAGCAGGCCGGAGGCTGAGCCAGCCTCGctgcgggctccggcggcggctGCCGCCTCGGCGTGGAGGAGCTAGCGCAGATTGTCTCTGCGGGCTGCTAGCCGAGTcccggccctgcagccaggcGGGCGGGCGGACGGACCTTGCCTGCTGTTCCCCCGGCCTGCAGCCAGGTGGGCGGATCTTGCCTGTTTCCCCCGCTCCCTCCAGCCCCGGCTGCGGATGAGCGGCTGGGGGCCTCTCGGGACCTGGCGGGGGGAACATGCCGGAGGCGCGGGTGAATTTTAATTCCTAGTTTGTcgtccccgcctcctccctttTCGTtagcctcccttcccccccgccgAGGGGGTGTCTGCAGGGGCTAGGCGCTGAGCGCTCTCGTTCGGGCGGCGGCAGGCCAGGCCGGGCCTGCCCATGGGGGGCAAGCAGAGTACCGCGGCCCGCTCGCGGGGACCCTTTCCGGGGGTCTCCACCGACGACAGTGCCGTGCCCCCGCCCGGGGGTGCGCCCCACTTCGGTCACTACCGGGCCGGCGGCGGCGCCATGGGGCTGCGCAGCCGCTCCGTCAGCTCGGTGGCTGGCATGGGCATGGACCCGAGCGCGGCCGGCGGGGTCCCCTTCGGCCTCTACGCCGCGGCTGCCCGGGCGGCGGGCGACCCCGAACGGGCCCCGGGCGTCGGCGGCGGCTCGGGCGCAGACTCCACCTACGCCCATGGCAATGGTTACCAGGAGACGGGAGGCGGTCGCCATGGAGACGGGATGCTGTACCTGGGCCCGCGAGCCTCGCTAGCCGACGCGCTGCCCCTGCACATCGCGCCCCGCTGGTTCAGCGGGCACAGCGGTGAGTCCCGTGGCCGGCGGGGAGACGGGGGGCGCGGTCGGGCTGAGTTCGGGGATCGGGCTTCCTACGGGCTCCTCTTGCCTCGGCACTGGAAACCGGAAGGGGGGTTATTCAGTTGGCTTTCTGGCTTATGTAAGGAAACGGGGGGGCCGCTGGAGCTCACTGGGGGGCCGAGGGGCACATTGGAGTTACCTGGAAAGGAGCAGATTGCAGCCACGCTTTTTAATTCGGAGAGATTGGGCCCCAGGGGCTCTCCCCAAGGTAGatgataaaatataaaataaataataataatgatcagtGGCTAGGACCAGTCGCCACTGGTTGGCTGGGGTATAGAACTGCACATGGGCCACACCTGACTCAGGGCAATGCCTGCCCTTTACCTCCTTAGAGTGCCTGGTGTAAGAGTTGAGGCTGGCATTAACTCTTGTGGTCTGTCTCatggcaggaggggaaggagaaagggggaggCTCCCTAGAGAAAGGATCTTGATCTGCCTTCTAGAAGTGTCAAGTGGGGGTCTGGCAACTTTGACAAAAGTGGGCTGAGGCTGGTGTAAACTCACTACAGTTCAAGCCATTGGCTTGGAAGGATTGAAATGGGTTTCGGTATTGTATGTGAAAGGGGGTTGGTTACAGTCCTTATTGTCCAAATGTCCTCAgaaaagaggaaggagaagagagggtCATGGGAACCTCAGAAAACAAGAAGTAGGAATTTCTTATTTCTTCTGATAAAAAGCCAGGAAGAGGCCAAAGCGGGATTTCCCATCCAACTATCTGTTATGGTCATGATGCCCTGGAGCAagtggagagaaagagaaaatggctTCTTTGGCCTGCTTGACTAGGCTAGGGAGCCAGTTGGGCACTGCTACAGGAAATATGCTAgactgaggggagggaggaagctccCTCCCCTGTTCCTGACCTCCACTCTTGAACCATTCCATTAGCTGGGCTGGGTGGAAAGAACCTGGCTCTCCCAGTGGGATTATCTCTGACCTGggacaggggaagaggtgggagccCTCCCTGCTATGAAGTAATTTCAGGGATGTTGTCTTGTTTCCTGGAATAGTCTGGGACTTCTTTCCCTCCGCCCCCTTCCTGAATATTGTAAATGTTCTTGTTATGTGACATGGT encodes the following:
- the ZNRF1 gene encoding E3 ubiquitin-protein ligase ZNRF1 → MGGKQSTAARSRGPFPGVSTDDSAVPPPGGAPHFGHYRAGGGAMGLRSRSVSSVAGMGMDPSAAGGVPFGLYAAAARAAGDPERAPGVGGGSGADSTYAHGNGYQETGGGRHGDGMLYLGPRASLADALPLHIAPRWFSGHSGFKCPICSKSVASDEMEMHFIMCLSKPRLSYNDDVLTKDAGECVICLEELLQGDTIARLPCLCIYHKSCIDSWFEVNRSCPEHPSD